One genomic window of Solanum stenotomum isolate F172 chromosome 9, ASM1918654v1, whole genome shotgun sequence includes the following:
- the LOC125877248 gene encoding uncharacterized protein LOC125877248, with the protein MTVANNIKSTIPQTESAKEYLKFVEERFRSADKSLVGTLMAELTTMKFDGSHSMQNHIIKMTNIATRFRALGMKVDDTFLVQFILNSLSLEYGPFQINYNTIKDKWNVSELSSMLTQEESRLNKQGGHSINLMGQEAGKGLKVKANKFKKKKVLEKKYREIWKQ; encoded by the coding sequence ATGACTGTTGCCAACAACATTAAGAGTACTATTCCACAAACAGAAAGTGCCAAGGAATACCTGAAGTTTGTGGAAGAACGTTTTCGTTCTGCTGATAAGTCTCTCGTTGGTACACTAATGGCTGAACTCACGACCATGAAGTTTGATGGGTCGCATAGTATGCAAAATCATATCATCAAGATGACTAACATTGCAACAAGATTTCGGGCCTTAGGGATGAAAGTGGATGACACCTTCTTGGTTCAGTTTATTCTGAACTCATTGTCTCTTGAGTATGGACCATTCCAAATCAACTATAACACTATTAAGGATAAGTGGAATGTTAGTGAATTGTCAAGTATGCTTACTCAAGaggagtcaagacttaataaaCAAGGAGGTCATTCCATTAACCTCATGGGTCAAGAAGCTGGTAAAGGACTTAAAGTGAAGGCCAACaagttcaagaaaaagaaagtgttGGAGAAGAAGTACAGAGAAATCtggaaacaataa